In Segatella copri, the DNA window AGAGGGTCTCCTTCTTTACGGTTCTGCTTGTAACCTGACACGAGGTCGTATCCCTCTTTCTTAATCATCTGGTAGAGTCCCGGAATCTCGTCTGGAGAATCCTGCAGATCGGCATCCATGGTGATGACAACATCGCCCTGTGCTTCTTTGAAACCACAGAAGAGAGCTGGGCTCTTTCCATAGTTTCTGCGGAATTTGATACCCTTTACTTGCTCATTCTTCTCAGCAAGTTCTTCTATGACGTTCCATGAACGGTCGGTAGAACCGTCGTTCACAAAGATGACTTCATAAGTAAAATCGTTTGAGTCCATTACTCGCTTTATCCAGGCGAAGAGCTCTGGTAACGACTCTTCCTCATTGAAAAGAGGAATTATTACTGAAATATCCATTATCTTGTATTTATCTGTTTGTTTCTTATTTATTGTTATTTTGTATGCTGTTGTTTATCCTTCTTTGCCATTACAGCAGCAATAATCGGACTGAGTACAGCACCTGCTACCAGGTCGGTAATCATAAACATGGAAGCCCAGGCTATCGGTTTCATCATACTGACGGCATCAAGAAGGGCTTTAGATTCCCCTGCAGTTAACTGATACGCTTGTGCTACAATCTGATAGTTGGTTTGCAGTTGGTTCATGAATAGCCCCGTATCCATAAAACGGAACCAAAGATATTGCACAAGGGTAAGCAGAAGGGTTGCATTGAAGAATGTTTGGATGCAATAGTAGAATGCATGACGGAAAGAGATATGTCCGTCTCTTGCATAGTCACGGAATGCCTTCAGTCGCTTGGCCACAACAAATGGGGTTGCTATGATGAGAATGTTGGAAATGAATCCCAGCATCTGGTATTGCGGGTCTACTGCCAGCATGGTACATACGAAACTGACAATCCAGACAGCTCCGAGGATGGCACCATCTTGCCGGGCGAATGCTTTGGTTTGTCTTATCTTGCCTGTGTCGATGATAATCGTTTTAACCTTATGCATTTGTTGGCTTGTCTTCTTTTCTTCCTGATTCTCGTTATTTTCTGTATTCATTGTTTTTATTGTATTTCTACGGATGTAACATATCAATTTGCAAAAATACAACTTTTTTATTATATAAGGTGTAAAGGGTGGAAATATTTATATATAATTAAAGATAAATCCTCGTGAAATAGAGGTTTCAACTGTAATGTTATGCAATATAGAAGTAAAATGTATGTAAATAAAAAAAGGAACCTTCTAAAAGAAGATTCCTTTTTGAGCCTCTTGTCGGATTCGAACCAACGACCCCGAGATTACAAATCACGTGCTCTGGCCAACTGAGCTAAAGAGGCGGGTGGACAAGCGATTCATATCGCACCGCTACAACCAAGTACCCTTGCTATGTTCCCATCCTGGGGGATTCCGAGGGAGCTGGTCGTATGAGACTTGTCCGTCTCAATTTTTAAGCGGGTGCAAAGGTACGGTTTTTCTTTGAACCCGCCAAATGTTTTGCCAAAAAACTTCAGCTGTTTAACGTTTGTTTGCTAAAAATCAACTACCGTAATGCCTGATCCGCCAAATTGTACGTGTTCATCTGCATAATGGGTCACATTAGGCACACTACTCAGATATTGGCGAATGAGCTGTCTTAGGATGCCATTTCCCTTTCCGTGAAGGATTCTGACTCGTGGCATTCCTACCAGGATAGCATCATCGATGAAGTATTGTACCGCATTAAGTGCTTCATCGCCTCGCATTCCGCGAACGTCCAGATCCTGGTGGAAGTTGGATTTATGAGAGTCAATGGTCTTTCTGGTTTCCTTACTGATACCGTATGAAGCCAGATTTTCCTTGCGCTCTTCTGTCTTGTCTGCATTTTCAACAGGAGTTGTGGCATGCTCCAGACGGTTCAGGCGCATCTTGGTTCTCATTCCTCCAAATACGGCAGTTGCTGTATCTCCAGTAATGTTTTCTATCTTTCCGACAGTAGTCAGTCCCTTGATGCGCACCGTATCACCAATCTGAATTTCGCGTTTACTATCTGCTTGAGTCTTGTTCTGTGCATTCCTCAGTGCTGCTGCAGCCTTTTCCTGATTCTCTTTCTTTTCAGCCTGGCGCTTGGCATGGCGCTCTTTGCGTTGTTGAATCTGGGCTATCTTGCGGGCAATTTTGTCATCGGTCTCCTTGGTATCAATTTCCTGAACCTCTTGCTTGAAGGTATCAAGTTCCTGACGGATACGGCGGGTTTCTTCTTTTTCAGCCTGGCTTTCTTTGATTTCCCGGATGGCGTTTTCGATTCTCTTGTTACTTTCTTTCAGAAGTTCTGCGGCTTCTTCTTTTGCCTTTTTGAGAATAGCCTTTCTGCTTCGCTCAATATCCTCTATGTCGTTTTCGTACTTGGAGATTGTTTTCTCCATGTCTTTTTCACGCTGATGGATATTCTGACGTTTGTTTTCCCAATATCGCTTGTCACGAACTATATCCTGAAGATACTTGTCGCTTTGAATGTATTCAGAACCAACGATATCTGATGCTTCCTTGATTACTTCTTCGGGTAATCCTATCTTTCTTGCAATTTCAATCGCAAAGGAAGAACCTGGTCTGCCGATAGCTAATTGGAAGAGGGCTTTCATCTCATGGCGATCGTAGAGCATGGCGCCGTTAACCACTCCTTCATGGCTGTCGGCAAAATGCTTCAGGTTCTGATAGTGGGTGGTAATCACACCATAAGCTTGCTGCTTGCAGAACTTGTCGAGTACAGCTTCGGCGATAGCACCTCCGATTCCTGGCTCTGTACCTGTACCAAACTCATCTATCAGAATGATGGTCTCGCCATTGGCTGCCTTCATCATATTCTTCATGTTCAGAAGATGAGATGAGTAGGTACTCAAGTCGTTCTCCAGACTCTGTTCGTCACCGATATCAATCATGATGTTTTGGAAAACACCTGTCTTTGAACGCTCACTTACAGGGATGCTCAAACCGCATTGCAGCATATACTGTAATAATCCGACGGTTTTCAGACAGACAGATTTGCCGCCTGCATTTGGACCGGAGATGATAAGAATGCGTTTGTCCTGTGTAAGCATGATATCCAACGGAACTACTTTCTCGTTTTTTTTCTGTAGAGATAGCTGCAATAATGGGTGTATCGCACGGGTCCAGTCTATGTGTGGGTGGTCTTCTACCTCGGGTTCTATGGCTTTGAAGATATCAGCCAGTTTTTGCTTGGCTTGTATCAGGTCAATGATGGCAAGAAAACGGTAACTGTCCAGAATTTCCTTGGAATATGGGCGTACCTTGTTGGTGAAGTCGGTGAGGATGCGGATGATTTCTTTTCTCTCTTCACCCTCCAGTTCACGTACACGGTTGTTAGCCTCTACCACCTCGGTAGGTTCTATAAAGACTGTTTTACCTGTGGCACTCTCATCGTGTACGATACCTTTGATTTTACGCTTCAGAGTAGGGATGACGGGAATAACCAGTCTGCCGTCACGCAGGGTAGGGGTAACATCTTTTTCTACGATGCCTTCACTTTGTGCCGAGCGCAATATACTATATAAGGTACGTGAGATGCTGCCCTCTGTCTTTGCCAGTTCTCTGCGAATCTGAAGAAGTTCAGGGGTTGCATTATCTCTTATCTTGCCGAATTTGTCAAGTATCTGGTCGATGCGCTGAATCAGTTGTGGAAAAGTAACTACATCCTGTGAAAGGCGATGTAGGGCTGGGTAGGGATATTTTTTCTCTCTTTTCCATCCGTCTTCCGGCTCGTCATCGTCATCGCTGTGATTCAGTATCTTTACCATATCAGCTATGGTAGACAGTGAGCGTCTCAAGTCAAACAGCTCGTCCTCCTCCAAGTGACTGTTTTCTACACGGATACGGAGGATGCTCTCCCTTACATCATAGAAATATTGTAGGGGAAAGTCTTCTACTTCCTCCATCAGTCTGCGGAACTCACGCACCTGCATGAGCCATTCGTTAACTTGTTCTGCATCGCTGCTGAATGCCATCTTGTCTACCTGTTCCTTTCCGAGTGGAGAGAGGCATCTTTCGCGCAGCATCTTGCGGATTTCATTGAATCCTATCTTATTTTCAAAATTATCTGGATATATCATGGGTGCAAAGGTAGTGCAAATCGAAGACAATACAAAATAAAAAAGCATTTTTTTATTTTTATTGTTGAGATTCGGCCTGTCTTATTAGAATGTAGTGTATTTTCCTCTACCAAATGTTTGAACTGTTAAGTGTATTCTGGGCATTTCCGGGTGTAAGTTTCTGCTTAATTAAGGCAAGATATTCCGTCCATTTTGCATCTGTTCTTCTGTTCCAGACGTCGCCTAAAAAAGCAATTCCGCCAAAGTTCCATGCTCTCAATTGTGGAATATATTCAGGGGTGACACCTCCCAATGCAACTACTCGCTCATTGATGATTCCATTGATGCCTGCTTCCTCTAAGTCTTTGTTAGAGAAGGAATGTTTATAGCCTTTCTTTGAAATGCTGTCAAAGATTGGACTGAGGAAAACATAATGGCAGGCAGGTTTAAGAATCGCGCTCTTTTCGTCTTTCGTCTTGGGTGATATAGTCTGGAGAGCTTGTTCTACTTCCTTAAAACTATGGCAGGATTGTGAGATGCTTCCTTGAAAGCCTTCTGGAATCTCGTGGTTTCTTCTGTTAAGATGAATACCATGAAGATGAAATTCCTGACAAAGTTCGAAGTGATCGTGTACTACGATCTTTTTATGCCATTTCTTGTCGATTTCCTGTATCAGTCGCTTACACTCCTCTATATTTGATTCTGGTTTGCGCAGATGTAGCAGGTCTATACCTGCTTTAAAGAGTTGGTTGATATAGGTTGATTCATTCTCTATAAAATCGGGCAGAGTGATTACTATCCATTTCATATTCGTTGTGACTTTATTTGTTTATATAAAGGTGTTGGCTGTTATTTGATAAACAGTGCCTTGGGTTCATAGAAATGATTCACCGGACCATGACCTTTTCCTATCTGTACATCTTTTCCTGCCAGAATTGCGCCTGAAAGATAGGTTTTTGCCATGGCGATAGCTGTATTCATATCCATTTCTCTTGCCAGATAAGAAGTGATGGCTGAGGATAGGGTACAACCTGTACCGTGGGTATTGCGTGTGTTTACGCTAATGCCTCGATAACTGGTAATAGGTTTTCCGTCTTCGAAGAGGTAATCAATCTTTTCTGCTCCCTGGAAATGGCCGCCTTTGATGAGTACATATTTACAGCCTAACTTACTGATGGCTAAAGCTGCGTTCTGGATGTCTTCCTTATTCTGTATCTTCATTCCTGCCAGTATCTCTGCTTCCGGGATGTTAGGTGTTAGCAGGGTAGCTAGTGGTAATAACTCCTGTATGAAAATGCTGAGAGCGTCCTCCTGCATGAGTCTGCAACCACTGGTGGAAACCATCACGGGGTCAATGATGAGATGCTGGTATTCCCCTTGGTATCTTTTCAGGGCTTCAGCAATAGCCTGGATAGTGGTACGGTCGTTCACCATACCTACTTTGATGGCATCTGGGTGGATGTCGTCCATCACAGCTTCTATCTGGCCCTTTACGATTTCGGGGTTGATGTCTTGGATGGCATAAACTCCCAGGGTGTTCTGTACGGTAATGGCTGTAATGGCCGATGCGGCATATACGCCTAGTGCTGACATTGTCTTGATGTCAGCTTGTACGCCGGCTCCTCCGCAACTGTCTGAGCCAGCTATTGTCATTGCTGTATAATATTTCATAATTCCTATTAACTTCTTGCTTTTCCTCTAAAACTGTTTCTTACCAGGGCTGATTCACAGGTCTCACAGAGATGTTCTGTGGCTTGATGGTGCTTGAAACCTTCTATCATGGCTTGGGCACGGGGTGAAGCCAGAATTTCTTCCAGCGATTGTTCAAGCAGGTTCCCAAGTGCAACATCTCCGTTGTGGTCCAAACAGCAGGGTACCAATGTTCCGTCTGCCAATACGCCTATCTGTTTGAGTAGGGCTTTACAGAAAACTTCTCTTTTTTCTTCTCTGATACCTGATTTCTGATTTTCTTTTATCATTTCCTTTTCTTCGATATGGTTATCAAAGTTGGGCCATTCGAATTTCCTGTCAAACTCCAGATAGAGATTATTGGCAAGTCTGTAACCGTCAGGTCGTTCTTTCCAGGGTTTGGGGACAAATTTTTCGATGTGCTCCATTACTTCTTCATTTTCCCGGTCTTTTCCTCCTTGGTTCCAAAGTCTGAGAACTATGCAGGTTCCTTTCTCTGCTGCTTGGGTTGAAAAAGTCATCACCTCGTTCATGTAACTGGCAAGCTCTCCCTTGGCATTACTCTCGTGTGAGTGGAGCGAGAGCTGTATTTTGTGGGGAAGTGTGTCAAGGAGATCCATAGCTTTGGGTAGCAGAGTACCGTTGGATGTAAGTACGGTTTTGAAACCTTTCTCTCTTGCCATATTGATAAACTCGGGTAGAAGAGGGTGTAGTAGAGGTTCGCCCATAATGTGGAAATATAGGAAACAGACCTTCCCGCGTATCTTGTCGGTGAGCAGGTCGAATTCCTCAGCACTCAACTGTCTTTTCTTCCTTGTATGTTTGGGACAGAAGTGGCAGTTGAGATTACATGTATTAGTGATTTCTATGTAACAGCGATCTATCATTGTCATGTCTTTTCTTGCATATAGCTTACTTTTTAGCAAAGTTACATGTTTTCTTTGATATGACCAAATAATATAGCATAATTTTGCATTTGAAGTCTTCTTGTCATGGATAGTGAATGAATATGAAGGAAATATACAAATACGAAAATAAAAAAAAGCCTTCTGAAATTTCTTTCAGAAGGCTCTTGCGGAGAGAGAGGGATTCGAACCCCCGGTACCTCTCGGTACGACGGTTTTCAAGACCGTTGTAATCGACCACTCTACCATCTCTCCATTGTTTTAGTCTGGATGACTATAGCTTGGTTTTCTTAAGCGGTTGCAAAGGTACTACTAATTTCTGGTTCCACCAAATTTTTCGCCAACTTTTTTTCATTTTTCTTCAAAAAAATGCGTTTTGGGGGGTAATAAGTGGCAAAATCGGCAAAAAACAGTGAGGTAAGGCTGAAAAAGACAATAAAAAAGGGCTACCGCCGTAGCCCCAATCTTGATAACCTTAAATCTAATACTATGAAAAACACACCGCAAAAATACGAAATAAATCTATTCGTTATGTCAAAAGAATAGAAAATCTTTATTTTGAAAGGGTGCTTTAATATTTTTTAAACCTTATAGGTAACCTTTCTGCTTAAACTCTTCCATCAGTGGCAAGGCTAAAATCTTGGCATCAGGATGTGGTGCACCGGTAGTACCTAATGCGCGAAGGTCGAAGAAATGTTTCCAGTCACTCACGAAAGCGGTATGAACCAGTTCTGTGTTGCAGTCCAATGGTAGGATGGCTCGTGCTTCCTGTGGTTTGCAACCTGCCTCTATCAGTTTCATGTAGGCATATTCGGCAGCCTGATTGGCGAATATCCAAGTTGTGAGTTTACTCCATTCTGCAGTTCTTCCTTCTGCAATGTCAGCACACATATCTTCTATTCGGTAGTCGCTGGGATCTTGTGAACCATCGAAGCCTTCTGCTTCTACCCATGTTGGCAGGTTGATGGTAATCTCGTTATCAAACTTATTCTTCGAATAGTTGCAGTATCGGGTACTCTGCTCTGCCATAGAGTTGGCACGATGACGGTTATATTCTCGGGTTATGGAAATCTGAGTAGTAAAATGAACGGTAATACGGAGTTCGTGCTTACCTTCTTCATAGTTGCTGAGGTATTTCAAATCATCCATCGCCTTGTTTTCTGCCAATACTCGGAGATTGGTTGTAATATAGTCTTTGCCGTCTAAAGTTTTCAGACGTGAGAACTTGTTGTGGGTATAAAGCGGCAACTCTCCATGTTTGCATACCAGATATACGGTTCCATGTTCCAGCATGGCAAAGTGTTCACTCTGCACCATCCGATCCACGAAAGGCTTGGCAGAATCCACAGTGGTATTATTCTCACTTTTATAGCATACTCTTCCTGCTCGTTCTATCTGCTGGTAGATACCGAGCTCACCTGGTTTCTGTAACCAGATTTCATACGATGGTCTTTGTATTTTCATTTCTTTTTGTTTTTTGTTCTGTCTGCAAAGGTACATTATTTTGTGCATACGGCAAAATAATTCATGCCTTTTTTCGTCTTATATATAATTAAGGTGTAATAATTAGTAAATATGGAGATAAAACCAATAGCATATTTTCGTTCTCCCTTCAGTAGCAAGTTTGGTATCCCCAAACAGGCTGGATTGGTAGCAGAACTGGAAGGACAGATCGTTTTTGAACCCGAATTTCGTAACCCTGATGCGCTGCGTGGCATTGAGGGCTTTGATTATCTTTGGCTGATTTGGGAATTTTCTGCCAATAGGCACAAAGCGCACAGTCCGGTTGTTCGTCCTCCTGTGTTGGGAGGCAATGAGAAAGTGGGTGTCTTTGCCACTCGAAGTCCTTTCCGTCCCAATAATATAGGTCTTTCATCGGTAAAAATTTCTCATATCGAATGGGAGACTCCTCATGGTCCTGTCATTCATGTTAAGGGAGCTGATCTTATGGACAAAACACCGATATTTGACATCAAGCCGTATGTGGTGTATGCCGATTCTCATCCTGGGGCAAGGAGCGGTTTTGTTGATGACCGCAAATGGCAGAAACTTGATGTAGAGATTTCTGAAGATGTAGACAGGTATCTGCGTCTGCAGGGATTGAATGCAGAAAAGATTGAAATATTGAAAGAGGTACTTGCCCAAGATCCCCGTCCGCATTACCAGAAAGACCCTCATAAGGTCTATGGAATGCCTTATGAGGGTCTTGATATTCATTTCACGGTTTGCAATCATACGCTTACTGTTGTCAAGTAGGCTTCTTGAATATGTTGAGTAGAAAATTTACTTTGCGAAACTTTCAAAACGTACGTTTTCCAACAGAATTTTGCAGGCAGCATCGATATTCTTGGCTTCCTTGGTGTAGAAGATATTGGAGTTTTTGATAGTGATATCGTGTACCATACCTTCTGCACCATGTGCTTCAATACCTGTTTCGCAACCTCGTACGTAGATGTTGCTCATGTGGATATCCTGAAAGTTTGGCAGGAATTCCTGCTTTACGGGAGTTGTCTGCTTCTGGGCACCTACATGGTTGTCAAAATAAGTGGTCTCAAAGGTGATGGCTGCATCCTTGATATCGGTCATGTAGATATGGTCGATATAGATGTTCTCTGATGTTCCACCTCTCTTCACTGCACTTTTAAAGCGTAAACCGGTATCTGTTCCCTGGAAAGTATTGTTGCGAACAACAATATTCTTCATGCCGCCAGAGAACTCGCTGCCGATAACAAAACCTCCATGGGCATGGTATACGGTGTTGTCCTGGATATTGATGTTTTCACAAGGACCTGCTGCCACACCTGCTGCGCCTGCGCCACCCTTCATGCAGATACCATCATCACCGGCATCAATCACATTGTTTACGATGAGTACATCCTTACAGCTGGAGATATCAATCGCATCACCATTTTGGGCATTCCAAGGACATTTTACGGTGATTCCGTCGATAATCACATTCTTGCATCGGGTAGGGATGATATGGAATTTAGGACTGTTCAGAAGTGTAACACCCTGTACGAGCACATTCTCACAACTGGTGAATCTGATCATGTGTGTTCGGGTTTTCTCCTGTGTATCCATATTCTCTGCCACGTTAGGTTGATGTTTCAGATTGAATGGATACCAGATGTCACCCTTCTCATTCAGTGTTCCGCCCATAGCCTGGAATTCTTTCCATTCTACGTCACTAACCTTACTGCGCTTTACCGGTCTCCACCATTCTCCGTTTCCGTCAATGGTGCCCTCGCCTGTGATAGAAATGTTTTTTCTCTTGCTGGCATTGATGGCTGGAGTTGCACGGTTTTCTTTCTTACCCGTAGTCTTGTCTATCTTGAAATGGTCGTTCTTGTCTTCTGAAAGAACGATGATGGCATTCTTTTCCAGATGCAGGTCAATATTGTCCTTCAGTGAGATGAGACCGGTAAGGTAGATACCTGCAGGCACATTAAGATGACCGCCGCCCATTTTGTTCAGTTTGCTGATGGCTTTGGCAAATGCCTGGGTATTCATGGTGAGTCCGTCACCATTACCGCCACATTCCAAGATACTGACATGATTGTCTGGGATGCTAGGCAATGTTGGTTGCTGCATCTGAACTGGTAAGTTCTGATAATACTTACTGTAATCTTTTGCTTTGGCTGTAACAAAAGAGAAACAGACCAATAAAGCTATTAAAATCTTCTTCATAAGCTTTTTAAGTTTAGTTTGTTTAATAAATTCTATACTTTGTCTTGTTTGTAATATCTGTTACCTTAAGGTGTGGATATAAAAAAAAGACGGCCCTAACCACAGTTAGTAACCGCCTTTTATGAAAGGAGGAGTGGTACCACCAGGAATCGAACCGGGGACACAAGGATTTTCAGTCCTTTGCTCTACCAACTGAGCTATGGCACCATCTTGCTTTTTGCGGTTGCAAAGGTACAATAAATATTTTAATTGAGCAAGAGAAAACGAAATATTTTCTCTTGCTTAATGTTTATTAACTAAATATCCCCTTGCTTGAAATTAATCTTTCAGCGGATTCCAACCTTGTGCTTTCAGTTCAAATTCCTGTCCGTCTCTGGTAATGAGGAACTTGCCCAGATTTTCTTTGGTGATGTAGCCAATCTGCCTTACACCCTCCATAGCCTCAATCTTCTCGTGGTCACCGATAGGTACGGTAAAGAGAAGTTCATAATCTTCGCCACCATTCATAGCACAGGTGGTAAGGTTCATATTGAATTCTTCTGCCTGCACGGCTGTCTGGTAGTCGATAGGTATGTTCTTCTCATATACTCTGCATCCGCAATGACTCTGTTCGCAGATATGCATCAATTCACTGCTCAGACCATCGCTCACATCCATCATGGCGGTAGGACGGATACCTGCCTCACGCAGTTGTGCTATCACATCTCCGCGTGCCTCAGGCTGCAGTTGTCTTTCCAAGAGATATTCCTTGCCGGCGAAATCTGGCTGGAAGTTGCGCATATTCTCTAAGTCTCTGTTCAGAAGAGCCAGTTTCTCGTTATCACCATTTGCTTTAGCCTCAGCCATCTTCTTTCGGATATCTTCTATCTGTCCGTAGTATACAGCCTTTTCGCGTTCCAGCAGTTGAAGTCCCATATAGGCACCGCCCAAGTCGCCCGACACACAGATCAGGTCTGTTTCCTTGGCTCCGTTGCGGTATACGATTTCTTCTTTTGCTGCTTCTCCGATACAAGTAATACTGATGGCTAAACCGGTGAGAGAAGAGGTAGTATCACCTCCCACGATATCTACTCCCCATTTGTCGCATGCCATTCGAAGACCCTTATAGAATTCATCAATGTCTTCTACTTTGAATCGTTTACTCAATGCTATGCTTACTACCATCTGACGTGGGGTTCCGTTCATAGCAAAGATATCACTGATGTTTACCATTGCACTCTTGTAACCCAAGTGAACCATGTCAATATAGGTAAGGTCGAAATGTACGCCCTCCATCAGCATATCTGTAGTCATGAGCACCTCCTTGTCAGGATAATGCATCACGGCACAATCGTCGCCTACACCATAAACTGTAGACTCGTTTTTCTTTTCATAACCTTTGGTGAGATGGTTTATAAGACCGAATTCACCTAACTTTGAGATATCCAAAATAAATAATAGTTTATAATTTATACTTAAGATCTGCGGATGATTTCTCGCATAATCTCTGTCATCTTAGGCTGTGCGGCATTGGCTGCAATCTGCACCTCCTCATGACTGACTTCTACAGGTACATCGAAACCGCCAAGATCGGTGATGATGCTGATGCCGAAAACCTTGATTCCACAATGGCGGGCAACAATCACTTCAGGTACAGTACTCATACCTACGGCGTCACCACCCAATATACGATACATGCGATACTCTGCCGGTGTCTCGAAGGTAGGTCCCTGAACGCCAACATATACGCCATGCTTTGCATCAATTCCCTTCTCCTTAGCGATATCGTCGGCAAGGTCGCGGAGTTTCTTGTCGTATGCTTCGTGCATATCCGGGAAACGTGGACCGGTAGGGAAGTTCTTTCCGCGCAATGGATGTTCTGGGAAGAAGTTGATGTGATCATCGATAATCATCAGGTCTCCAATCTGGAATTCCGGATTCATACCGCCCGAAGCGTTGCTTACAAAGAGGGTTTCAATGCCCAACTCGTACATCACACGTTCTGGGAAGGTTACAGCCTTCATGTCATATCCTTCATAGTAATGGAATCTTCCTTCCATAGCCATGATATCTTTACCTCCTAACTTACCGAAAATCAGTTTGCCTGCATGACCTTGAACGGTAGATACTGGGAAGTTTGGTATTTCACTATATGGAAATTCATAACTGTCAGTTATTTCTGAAGCTAATTGTCCGAGACCGGTTCCCAGTATGATAGCTGTCTTCGGACTTGTTGTCATCCTTTCTTTTAGCCAGGATGCTGTTTCTTGAATTTTTTCGTACATAGCTAATGATTTTGTCGTTAAAATTATCTTCTTGTTCCAGCATGAAACTAACCTTGATAGGCAGTTCGTATATGCTTTTCTTAACTATTTCATAGAGTCCCTCTGTCTCTTTTAGTCTCACGGCATCTTTCTCTGTCGTGATAATCAGACGGGGTTCTGGCATCTGTTCAAACGCCTCGTTGATGCGTGTGATGTCTTTATTCTTGAAGCGATGGTGGTCACCGAAACTCAGCGACTGCATACTCTTGACCATTGGCTTCAGGTCGTGTTCCATCTGCTTAGGCGATGCGATACCAGTAACCAGCAGAGCATGGTAGTTTTTCAACTCCTCCTTGGCTATCTGCTGATCTTCGAAAACTCCCTTTGGCGTATCATAGTTGATGCAGGTGAAGTAGAGCTTCTGGAAAGGGTAAAGGTCCATAGCCTTGGTGAGTACTCGAAATTCCATTGGCTTCAGGTCCTTTGGACATTTAGTGATAATCACAATGTCTGCACGGTTCTTACCGCTTAGAGGTTCTCTCAGTCTTCCTGCCGGCAACATCTTGTCATAGATGATCAGACGGTGGTAATCTACCAGCAGAATGTTGATACCTGGCTTCACATAGCGATGCTGAAAGGCATCATCCAGTAATACTACATCTACATCCTTGGTCGGTTCTTCATTCTGCAACTTTTCGATTCCTCTCACACGCTTAGCGTCTACGGCTACATAGATATCGTCAAACTTGCTGTGCATCTGGAAGGGTTCATCGCCAATCTCTGACATTGTCGTATCTTTATCTGCCAGCACATAGCCACTGGTCTTTCTTTTGTAACCACGTGATAGCACAGCTATCTTAACCTTGTCGTGCAACAAGCGTATCAGATACTCCACATGGGGAGTCTTGCCCGATCCGCCCACCGTGATGTTACCCACAGAAATGATCGGGATTGAGAATGACTGACTCTTTTTCAGTCCGATATCGAAGAGCCAATTGCGAAATCTGACCATGCCGCCATAAATCCAACTCAGTGGTAGCAGCCAGTCGTTGATCTTGATAAGATCGCCTTCTGTTCTCATGTCTGTTTCCTTTCTCTTAAT includes these proteins:
- a CDS encoding FAD-dependent thymidylate synthase → MKIQRPSYEIWLQKPGELGIYQQIERAGRVCYKSENNTTVDSAKPFVDRMVQSEHFAMLEHGTVYLVCKHGELPLYTHNKFSRLKTLDGKDYITTNLRVLAENKAMDDLKYLSNYEEGKHELRITVHFTTQISITREYNRHRANSMAEQSTRYCNYSKNKFDNEITINLPTWVEAEGFDGSQDPSDYRIEDMCADIAEGRTAEWSKLTTWIFANQAAEYAYMKLIEAGCKPQEARAILPLDCNTELVHTAFVSDWKHFFDLRALGTTGAPHPDAKILALPLMEEFKQKGYL
- the tsaA gene encoding tRNA (N6-threonylcarbamoyladenosine(37)-N6)-methyltransferase TrmO, producing MEIKPIAYFRSPFSSKFGIPKQAGLVAELEGQIVFEPEFRNPDALRGIEGFDYLWLIWEFSANRHKAHSPVVRPPVLGGNEKVGVFATRSPFRPNNIGLSSVKISHIEWETPHGPVIHVKGADLMDKTPIFDIKPYVVYADSHPGARSGFVDDRKWQKLDVEISEDVDRYLRLQGLNAEKIEILKEVLAQDPRPHYQKDPHKVYGMPYEGLDIHFTVCNHTLTVVK
- a CDS encoding glycoside hydrolase family 28 protein — translated: MKKILIALLVCFSFVTAKAKDYSKYYQNLPVQMQQPTLPSIPDNHVSILECGGNGDGLTMNTQAFAKAISKLNKMGGGHLNVPAGIYLTGLISLKDNIDLHLEKNAIIVLSEDKNDHFKIDKTTGKKENRATPAINASKRKNISITGEGTIDGNGEWWRPVKRSKVSDVEWKEFQAMGGTLNEKGDIWYPFNLKHQPNVAENMDTQEKTRTHMIRFTSCENVLVQGVTLLNSPKFHIIPTRCKNVIIDGITVKCPWNAQNGDAIDISSCKDVLIVNNVIDAGDDGICMKGGAGAAGVAAGPCENINIQDNTVYHAHGGFVIGSEFSGGMKNIVVRNNTFQGTDTGLRFKSAVKRGGTSENIYIDHIYMTDIKDAAITFETTYFDNHVGAQKQTTPVKQEFLPNFQDIHMSNIYVRGCETGIEAHGAEGMVHDITIKNSNIFYTKEAKNIDAACKILLENVRFESFAK
- the thiL gene encoding thiamine-phosphate kinase translates to MLDISKLGEFGLINHLTKGYEKKNESTVYGVGDDCAVMHYPDKEVLMTTDMLMEGVHFDLTYIDMVHLGYKSAMVNISDIFAMNGTPRQMVVSIALSKRFKVEDIDEFYKGLRMACDKWGVDIVGGDTTSSLTGLAISITCIGEAAKEEIVYRNGAKETDLICVSGDLGGAYMGLQLLEREKAVYYGQIEDIRKKMAEAKANGDNEKLALLNRDLENMRNFQPDFAGKEYLLERQLQPEARGDVIAQLREAGIRPTAMMDVSDGLSSELMHICEQSHCGCRVYEKNIPIDYQTAVQAEEFNMNLTTCAMNGGEDYELLFTVPIGDHEKIEAMEGVRQIGYITKENLGKFLITRDGQEFELKAQGWNPLKD
- a CDS encoding purine-nucleoside phosphorylase, which translates into the protein MYEKIQETASWLKERMTTSPKTAIILGTGLGQLASEITDSYEFPYSEIPNFPVSTVQGHAGKLIFGKLGGKDIMAMEGRFHYYEGYDMKAVTFPERVMYELGIETLFVSNASGGMNPEFQIGDLMIIDDHINFFPEHPLRGKNFPTGPRFPDMHEAYDKKLRDLADDIAKEKGIDAKHGVYVGVQGPTFETPAEYRMYRILGGDAVGMSTVPEVIVARHCGIKVFGISIITDLGGFDVPVEVSHEEVQIAANAAQPKMTEIMREIIRRS
- the lpxK gene encoding tetraacyldisaccharide 4'-kinase, with product MRTEGDLIKINDWLLPLSWIYGGMVRFRNWLFDIGLKKSQSFSIPIISVGNITVGGSGKTPHVEYLIRLLHDKVKIAVLSRGYKRKTSGYVLADKDTTMSEIGDEPFQMHSKFDDIYVAVDAKRVRGIEKLQNEEPTKDVDVVLLDDAFQHRYVKPGINILLVDYHRLIIYDKMLPAGRLREPLSGKNRADIVIITKCPKDLKPMEFRVLTKAMDLYPFQKLYFTCINYDTPKGVFEDQQIAKEELKNYHALLVTGIASPKQMEHDLKPMVKSMQSLSFGDHHRFKNKDITRINEAFEQMPEPRLIITTEKDAVRLKETEGLYEIVKKSIYELPIKVSFMLEQEDNFNDKIISYVRKNSRNSILAKRKDDNKSEDSYHTGNRSRTISFRNN